The Rhododendron vialii isolate Sample 1 chromosome 1a, ASM3025357v1 region TGTGGCTGCTAACAATTTGTTGCAAGTAAAAGCTTTCTCATCAGCTGCTATACGTTTTTTCTGGCCTAATTGTGAAAAGAAGCTTGTGGAAGTCCCAAGAGAAAGGTGTGGTTGGTGCCTTTCTTGCAAGGCTGCTGTTTCATGCAAGAAAGGATGCTTGTTGAATGCGGCTGTCTCCAATGCCATTAAAGGTGCTATGAAGATTATTGCTGGTCTTCGTACTTTAAAGAATGGAGAGGGTAGCCTTCCTGGCATTGCAACATATGTTATATTCATGGAGGAGAGTTTATGTGGTCTGACAGTTGGTCTCTTCAGGAGTGCTACATACCGAAAACAATGGCGTAAACAAGTAGAAAAGGCTACGACTTGCAGTGAAGTTAAGGTTCTCTTGCTTGAGGTTAGTACCCTATCTCATTGCATTTTAATTATCTGCACTGTATGCTGACAAGCTTGACATATTCCTTCCTGTAAACGtatcttcttttccttttttctgaaAATGCGGTAAGCTGTCCCATGTAGTTGGGACTTATTAGGTGAACCATCTTACTCTTTATCCCGTCATATGCAGATATAATATCCATTTTGCCATCAGCACCgtgcattcaatttttttgtttcgtaGCTTGAATTCAATTTGCCATTAGGGTTAGCATAAACGTGGATGTTAactttctttttatccaaaataacACCCCATCATTTTTCTTCCGGAAATTTAGAAATCGTTGTTCATATGGGCATTGGGAATTATTTTCAAAGAATAATCTACTAGTTTTGAAGGATTACTTGATTTTTAGTTCTTCAATCTaattgtggaaactttatatccaactcaaaaccaattggcaatgaggggAGAGGCCGCTCAGGCTCATATATAAGTTTTTGAGGGTGATAATTATCCCATGTGGGACAATTCCAACATTAATTTTTAGAGGTCCTGTTTTGAATCTTTTACTTTCGAGCAACTGATAATTGAAAGCGAACTGTGCATGATCGTGCTTTATATGCAGTCTATAAATCTGCGTAAACATTCTGGttggtgtttttgttttatatatttGCAGCTTGAGGAAAACATCCGTGCTGTTGCTGTTTCTGGTGACTGGTATAAGCTTGTGGATGATTGGTCCAATGAATCTTCTGTGACCCAGAGTGCTACATTTGCCGGTGGATCTTCTCAGAAACGTGGACCAAGTCGGAGGCGGGGTAGAAAACGATTTGCTGCTCTATCCGAATTCACATCTGATGATTGCCTAGACGACTCGAGTGATGTCAACTGGTGGCGAGGAGGGATGCTGTCAAAGCTAATATTGCAGAAGGGGCTTTTGCCATGTTCACTGGTTAAGAAAGCAGCTCGCCAAGGTAACGTTGCAGCTCAAGGAACAAAATTTCATTTCGTTTCGATCGTAACAGCTGAAATGTCATTGGTTTCCTAGGTAACCGAAATGCttgattaaaagaaaaaaggtaaCCAAGACAAATATTAGTGAAATTGCGAAATACCAATGTTCCACCGACACATTCTGAGACGCACTGAAACATCTCAAACCTTCTAGGAAACATACCAAAAGTGAGTTATCGACAAATAGATATCCAACAATGACAGTTTCATACAATTCAAGTTCTTTTGACATTTTAGAATGTTTTCCCtaggtttttgaaatgttacTGAAAGTTCCCTTCTCCAAGCTCACCGAAACAACAAAccgaaacaaaattttgaaacttgtcTGAGCTCAACCCTCTTTCTCACTGCAGAGAAGTTTTGACCGATTTGCTTTGTTGCAAGCATCATGGATATCAAGTTTACTATGCTACTgcttcttttattcttttgtgtGATTTTAATACGGAGTACTAGACAATAAAAATTCAGCTCACAGTTTTGGTACTTATCAGGTGGTTATAGAAAGATTCCTGGTGTTCATTATTCCGAAGGTTCTGAGGTTCCCAAAAGAAGCAGACAGCATGTTTGGAGAGCTGCAGTTGAAATGAGTAAGAATGCAGCACAGCTTGCGTTTCAGGTGTGTAATTATTGTCCTCGTGCTATTGCAATTGTACCATCCCTGAGTTGGCAATACTGGACATTTGCCCCTTAGTCCCTGTTCAGTTTTGTTGTGAAGTTTGAATCTTAGTAGTAACCTTTAACAAGATGTCTAAGTTGACGCTTCTTTCAGGTAAGGTACCTAGACCTTCACGTGAGGTGGAGCGATCTTGTTTGTCCTGAGCAGAACCTTCAAGAGGGAAAAGGTCCAGAGACAGAAGCTTCTGCTTTTAGAAATGCTTTTGTGCGAGATAAGAAAAACGTGGGTGACAAGATTATGTATGGAGTTGTTTTTGAGAAGCAAAAGCACCTCCCTTCCCGTGTCATGAAGAATCTGATAGAGTTAGATCAAAGTCAAGAAGGAATAGAAAAATACTGGTTTTCTGAGGTTCATATCCCTTTGTACTTGATCAAAGAGTACGAAGAAAAGTTGGAGAAGAAGGATGTGCCATTTGCTGACAAGATTGTGAATGCGGTGTCCAAGTTGAAAAAAAGGCAGCTAAAAGCTTCACGTAAGGATATATTCTCCTACCTTGCATGTAAGAGAGAGAATCTGGGCAAGTGCTGTTGTGCTTCATGTCACTTAGATGTCTTATTTGGGTAATGTTTTTTCTCCTACTGTGAATTTCCCTCGGGGCTTTCATTCTTCCGCTTGCTTTGGTTGACTAATGTGTTTTCTTCTGTGGTTTCAGGAATTCTGTCAATTGCAGTTCATGCCAAGGTATAACCATGAGTGTGCGATTCCACATCCAATTATGAGAATATGCGTTGTGTTGAACATTTAGATTAATGTGTTTATccaattttctcttttctaaCTGAATTTTAGGCTGTCTGAATTATTTAAAATGCCTTTCATTAGTTTTTTAATTACCAAATTTACCCCAATAATTCGGTTGAACTTATGACTTAACTTGTCAATTTAAGTGTTGGGGAAGCTCAATGCTATTTTTGCTAGTTCTATGCCTCAATGCCCCACCTTAGTGGAAAAGGGATTGCTTTATACTCTcccagaaaggaaaaaaatctaccaagaaacatcttttttttgtttacgcATTCTATTTACTCTGGGGAATTTAATAAACCGAGTCAGCATATAGTTCCTCAAAAGACTAAAATGCTGTTTCGTACTGCAATGCACATGTTTTACTTCCTTTGGTATTGAACTTACTAGCATGAACTTGGGATTCATATTCATGAAATAGTATGCTTATGGTGGAAATTTCGTATTGTAGATCTTCAGAGCATGGATGCATTTGGCTAATACCCCAGTGAACTGACTGCAATTTTTGATGTTCAGGTTTTTGTCATGAGCAGTGTACCATCAGTTCAACAATTCACGAGAATGGTGGAGTTAAGTTATTAATGACCTGCAAACAGTGCGACCATGCCAAAACTCTCCCTCAAACTAAAAAGGCTAATGAATCGCCAACTAGCCCATTGCTTTTGCTAGGGCAAGAATCTCAGAATGCAGTTACAGTGGGTAAAGGTGCCAAGCGAAAAAGCTTTAATCAACCAGTAACACCACCAGTTCCAGAGGTTGGACTTTTAGCAAGTTCTTTGGAGATGAAATCAGCCACACCTGATTCTAGTTCGGCgcaaaaaaatcaaaggaaGTTATGTTCATGGGGTctgatttggaaaaagaataaaagtgAGGATGGTACTAAATTCAGATTGGAAGAAGACATTATTTTGCGGGGCAATAAACATATGACCTGGTCAGGACCTGTTTGCCACCTGTGCAATAAGCCTTATAACTCAGATCTCACCTATATTCGCTGTGAAACATGCAAAAGTAAGCCTGCTTTACCTGATATATTCcatctctcgctctctctctgcCTGGTCACGTTTTCTGTTAAGTTTTGGCCATTCATGCCTTCTATTTGTCATTATTTGCAGATTGGTATCATGCTGAAGCGGTTGAACTTGATGAGTCGAAAATTAGTGAATTGATGGGATTCAAATGTTGTAGATGTCGTAGGATAAGAACACCTCTGTGCCCTTACATGGATccggaaaacaaaaaaaaattagaggccAAGAGGCCACGCACAAGGGCAGCTCCAAAGGCAATGAATTCTGGATTGGAGTCCGATTCTGGGAATATTTCTGAGCCCCCTACTGAGTTGGAatctaaccctaaaataatgCCCAAAGCTGAGAAAGTTGGGCATGTGCAGAAGGAGGATCCGCGTTTTTTTCCAGGTTGGAAAGTTGAGCAATTTACAGAACGGAATAAACACAGTGATGTGGAATGGAGTATTGTCAAGGCTACTGCTTCTGAAACTGGAACTCAGAAACTCACATTCCGAAGGCTTATAAAGAATGGGCACAATGTAGATGGAACCACAGCAAATAATTCTCAGACTGAGTTTTCTTACCCTAAAATGTTGCCAAAAACTGAGGAAGTCGTGAACACAGGAAAGGGAGATCCTCGTCTTTTATCTCCTTCAAAGGTAGAGCAATTTTCAGAAAACAATTCGGAGATGGATTTGGAATGGAATACTGCTACAGCTACTGCTTCTGGAACTGGGCCTCAGAAACTACCAGTTAGAAGGCATATTAAGACTGAAAACAATATAGAAGTTGTGTCTCGGGTTGAGTTAtccatgcccattgaacaaaaTCTCCCGAACTCTAAAGAGGAATCATTCTCTCCCAATGTAGAGTGGGATCTTTCTGAAAATGGATTTGAAGATGGTACATTTGTTGATTACGAAGGTCTAAACCATGAAGATGTAGAATTTGAACCCCAGACCTACTTCTCTTTTACAGAGCTGCTGGTAGCTGATGATGGTGGCCGGTTAGATGAAGTTGATGCATCTGGGTTTGTAATGGGGGGTTGGGAAAATTCATCTGAAATTTCAAGGGATGGATATCTTGAGCAGTGTGGAACGGGTACTACTGATTCAGCACCTTGTCACAAGTGTTCGCGCAAAGATCCATGTCCTGATCTTTCTTGTGAAATTTGTGGGTTATCCATGCATACTGATTGTGTACCCGGGGTTGAGCAGTCATCTTGGGAGGGCAATTGGAGGTGTGTCAATTGCCGGGAGTGGCAGTAGTTGATCACTTTATTTGGGTTTCGGATCTTTTTGTCTATCTTTAACCGTGAGTTGCCAAATGGACCATAGGCTTGTAGTTGGAAACTGTTAATCAACACCGGAGGTTTGGAATAATCAGATGTAATGGTGATTTCGGATTCGGTGGACTAGCCATGGGCCTGCAGCGAACTTCCTGAGCTGGAGTGCTTTGTACATGTACCAAATTTGTTCTCCGGTGATAAGACAGTGCTGCTTCATGGCAAGTTCCTCTCATCTGATACAATTCTGTTTCtgacaaatgcgaattttttggAGATTGGCTTTCCAATCATAGTTTTGGTTAGATTCCCATTAGAAGCTACAAATGTTACACAGCTCACTTCTGATAGTTGCTCCCCCTAGTGATATTAGGAATCTCAATATGAGAAGATAAGCAGGTTTTTTGGGTGCTTATCTAATTATTTTCCCGTGTAAATCAGAACTACCGCTTATTTTATTTACAATATTTGTTAGGACTTTGCATTGTTTGGCAGAAGGAACTTTTTCCAGGGAGCTCTTCATATCAAGGTgctagtaaattttttttttcttcttcttcccgtGTTCAGCCTAACTGGGAATCACCCTAGGCAGTGTACATTGGACATACTGTAGCATGGTAAATACATTGAATTTCCCAGATCCTCTTGACAACGAAACACTTGCCACCCTCAAAGCTGTAAAGATCAAACTACCATAAAAGAGGAATGAAACGGAAGTGAATGCATCCAATGTTGACTAATGAACAGAAAAGCCATGATATTAGGCCTTCCATAACATGATTTTATGCAATGAAAATTTACCTTTTCCTATTGAAAAAGCACTACACATGAATATATATGAAACCGTTCTACAAGGCTATGTATGCTATCCCTTTGGATTGTAACTCGTTAATCCCAGCCTTGTGCAAGCAACAGTCCAAGTAAAATCAGAAACCCATAAGATGGTGAAGAAACGGACATAAAGTGCAATCAATTGCTGCAttagttttctttccaatcggaATTACTTTTATTGGAAATATTAGTGTATCGACAAACAACAAATTTGTTACAACGGGTCCTACTTCATCCACTGCATAATATAGTACATAAACCAATCCAATGGAATCTCCCTAGATTGTAAGAGGAAAAGGTCCAAAAattgtaacaaaaaataaaaaagccaaACCTCAACCCGAAAGAGGAAAACTCACAAAGCACAGCATAGTTGTGCAGAAAGAATAACGAAAGCCTAAGCCATCCCCCCTCGCAAAACTCCAACTCAAAACACAAAGCCGGTCACATGTAAGCTCACCACTTACGTCCGCAAGCCCTGGCATCGTATTTGTGCTTGTACTCACTTCTTCACTCGGGGATGATCGGCTGTATGTATAATCACTTTTACAAGctttgtagaaaaaaaaattcttcaattGACAGCAATCCACTTTAATGAAGCAAACCGGCAAGAATATCCCCAGGATCTGAGACCGTTGTCGGAGGACTGGTTGGTTGAGCTTGCGGAGGTGCTGCTGTGGTGCCTCCGGAAGTTGTAGGAATGTAAACTAATTGTTCCTTGATGAACTCCTTTAACCTGTACAAATGGGCTCAAATTACGGCATCAAGTTGAAATGAAGCTAAATTGTACACAATTGGAACCTGAAAGGAGACTTACTCGTATGTTAGTGTAGGGTCCCCTGAGGCCACTGTCATACGTAGCTGTGTTCTATCTGCCGGATCTGTTTCAATTCGAACCTGAAAACCACCCAaagaaataacaacaaaaataaaatgagaaaaaaattgcaGTTAGTGTTACATTGCGAATGCGGTGGTTGTTTTTTTATCCTACATCAGCTTAACTAATGCAGGAGAGGCGGTCTCCAAAGAtaataaaaaaggaaacaaaaaaaaaaagaaaagagaagaggcAAGTAGCACACTTCTGACGAAGTTGAGTACTTTAATTCAGCAAAATTTCTTATCTAAAAGGTTATAAAATGCTATTGATAAAGCAGGTAGCTGACCCCAACTGTGTAAGTTTAGCTGACCATATAGCCACTGGCCCACTGAGAAGGGGAATGGTGAAAAAGGATTTCCATGACCCTGAATGATTGGGGCAAAAGGCCTAGCTTTGTTCGGGTTGTTATATCCAAGCATAGGTTCTTTGCAGAATGGGTGCCTACCATTAGCAATAATGGGATTGACTGGAATAGTAGGCAACTAGATATTGAAAGCCAAATCTTACCAAGCATAGCATGGCTCGTGTACTCTCTGAATAGAAAGTTGTGCTAGCAATTAAATTATTGGGATTTGGATCCTGAAACAGGAAATCAAACAGTAAGAACACCTTGACTATGTGAGAGGAGGTGGCCCAGGTGGAggggataaaaaaaacttacaagTCCGGGACAGACCAACAACCGGAAATTGTTAAACAGGTTGGCCATTTCAGAGAGAGACATCGGTCTTACACCTCTAACCTGTCAAATTTGGAACATAAATAGAAAAGATAAGTCACACATATATTTGTCAATGGTAGCTTCAACGATAAGTGAGAATGCTGATTTGAGTCTTGATGACTGAGAGATAAGCCAACTTGTGGAATAATGCAGAACACTCAACATGGACCCCTACTGGGTGATCTCTTTCATTCTTGTTAGTTCAAGAATGAAGAACTCGTTAAACGTTGATGAATTTCGAGAGTCAAGTAGCAAGACTCCTGAACACTATTTAATGATTGCTTTACTTTTGGGACAAGAGTAGAAATTAAACCTCTAAACCGCTCTTCCCTTTTAGATTCAGTACTTACTGACAAGGTCTCCTCACAAAGGCTTTGACAACAGAATCTGTTTATTTAGGTGTAAAACGATATTTGAAAACTTCTCTGATATATTTTCCCCTCAAGACTCCACAATTGTAAAGGGGAATTTTTTAATCAAGCTTGAGAAATGTGTATTGTCTCCTCAAGTAGCATACACAAATATGTATTGATATGTCTCCCCACTGTATTTGACAAGGTTAAACAGAGTCCAACGAGATGAGAAACAAATCTGCTTTAACAGAGCTCGGGATGAAGATCTTAAGCTCGCTTTAAGGCCCAACATCTTGAagtttcaaaaagaaggtagaGTTTACATACCACGTCTTGAAGTTTCAAAGGAGGTCCAGAAAGTGATCTCCACTGGGGAAAAAATTCTTCAGCAGATACTGACATAGGCTGAAGAAATTTATTTAGGAGAGCCGGAAGGCGAAGTTTTACATTGACCTGTAGATGGACATGATACATACAGTTAGTTGAATTACCAAGGCAATACCACTTAAATTTAAGTTATAGGTAGTACCCCCTGAGTTCCAAATTTGTAGGAGAAGTCAAGAACAGCTACATCCCTACTTGGGCAAAGGTTGATGACTTCAAGCGGGCATTGCACCTAAGTAACCAAAAGTcttcattaaagaaaaaggagtaacaaaaatacaaacaagagcAGCTAAGAACCAGTTACTACAGATAAGTAAATGTATAACCACTTGTATGACCTGTGCCCGTGGAGGAATAGTTTCAGGAACAACTGAGAGCTCAATCTTCAGATGGGAAGGAGGCATTATCAGAGCTTGAACTGAAACTAGAGGAGCAGTATTCTTGTTTCCTAAGAAAAGTACAAGTCGGCCTTGATGGGCTCGCCACTCAGCTTTAATGCCAATCTGGGAGAGTATTTCAAAGAAAACTACTGTAACCCTTGGGAAGGCAGTGTCAACTAAAGTATAGCCACTAAATCAGTTTCCTCGCATGGAAACCATACAACTGACAATTAACAATTAAGTTCCAATAAGGAACAGTCAACCTGAGAACAGCATACCTGAATACAAGGATCCTCGTATAAGACACCGCTATCCTTCAGCAATAAAGCATGGAATCTTTCTGCAGTACTTCCTATAGGCTGCGAAATCACGAAAGCAGTATGTGAAAACTGAAAagcataaaatgaaaaaaagactGTTCTCTATTTACATTGCACAGCAGCAGAAGTTTTTTTATCCTAAGATTTGTCAAGAGATCTGTTGTTCTTGTTGTAAGCTCGTGATTGGATTCGCATATGTTTGGTAAAGAGAATAATCTTCTCCTTTGagaatatacaaaataaaatggaaCAAAATATCTAAATGCTGATAAAACATTAAAAGCAGAGACAATTGCATTGTGAAGTAGCTACATTGTACTGTTTGTTTTGCTTTGGCCTTTTGGTGTCATTAAAAGTAATGCCTGCTGGCtgacataaaaataatttttttttttgggcaaaatgGTAATAATTCCATGTAGACACTAGCTCAAGGATCAGCCAGGTATTGAGTCGTCTGTTAAGAATGGTAAGAAGTCTTCAAGTCCCATTAAGAGAGTCAATATGTTGGGGCAGCAGCCCATGGAGTACGTCTACCAAAACAACTAGACAAAGTAAAAAATCGGTCAAATTCTTATTCACGGTGTTATGGATGTGTTACAAAAACAAACCGAGGCTATATGTCCGCATTCCATTCTCAATATTATAATCACTATTCCAAACATATGACAATGTTGACAAGTAACAATTTCCATCTGGCAACACTAAAGTCCAGGTCTAGCTCAAACCATTGCCATCTTTGCAGGGTCATATTATTTAAGCTTGCCTAGAatattgtcaattttttttttaaattttgataggaagaatattttgagtttgaacACGCCCCAAACCAGCTTCCCTGAAAATTGAtaaattttcttaaatttttgggTGGAGATTGGATAGAAGGTTACCAGACATTAGTGATCCGAAACCAATTGGAGTTCTGACCAACAAGTTCCAAAGAAAATCATTTCCTGGTAGCACCATTAAAAACTGCCGCCATCTAAGTCTCTATCACTGATTCACTCATTCAGTTGCAGACCTGCCCTTTTTGATGGAACCACTTTCTTTCATGTTTTACTATTCTATTTCTGAACTGTTAAAATAGTATGCATGAAAGATATTACTTATATAGTAACTTTACTGAAACAAATTTGAGTTGATCACCGTACTATTACTCTGTTAGTCATAAGAGTATCAATTACCCCAGTCTAGCAATGGAGTCCAGGATGATAATGATTCTCCAGAAATCagaacaaaatcaacaaaagtgCAATAAAGCAACAGAAACCTGGATGGTGTTTGCGTCTTCTCCAACAGTTGCAAGTGCTAATGCCTCGTCAACATATGAAGAACCGTCTACTCCAGAGACCGAATTATCCTCAGATTGCATAGCAGCAGGAGGTCCTTCAATAGCCAGTGGACCTAAAAGATCACCAAGGAGATCAACTGAAGGCTCTGAAGGTTGAGGATCCACGACACTCAGAGTCCCATTTTCCGGAGTCACCACTTGATCAGTCGTGTTGTGATCCTGTCCCTATACTCGATCCACAATCAGTTTCTTTGTGCAGTTAAAATAGTAGTCTAAATATTCGATTATGTGTTCATAAAAGCAGTGGAAAGATATCTTACCACACTACTTATGCTGGGTATCTTTACCATAGCAAGCTGGCTCACTGGTGGAGTCCCATTGGCAGGGTGATGGTCAGTCACTACCAAAGCATTAGAAGACTGTTGCATTGCCCGTATCTTAAGAGCACTTTGCTCCGCCGTATCAGCTTCAGTATTTTCAGCTTTTTTCAACAAGGCAGACTAAACACCAAAGTGAATGCATGATTAGTGTCATGAAGACATGAACTGTGTACATTTATGCATTTATAAGTGCATTGTCTGCCCACGAACATAACATTTTTATACAGAACTACTCTATCATGGGGCCTTTCATCAACTATTTTGATGAATAATCCTACAAAACTAGAAGATAATGAGCTAGATCTGACTGTGCACAATTGATCTAGAATGTACCTGGCGCTCAGGGAATTTAGGCATCTCAGCCATTATATCCACCAACGCTGCACCTTTTCTGCTCAGTGTGATATATTCAACAGCTCTTTGCTGTATCTCAGCATCAATACAACTCTCatacctaaaaaaatatatatatcaggGTAAGTAAAAGTATTGCAAGTAATTTGTCAAAAAGCATAAGCTACAAGCTCCAAACAAATAGAAGGGAAAAGTTATAAGGAATAGGTTCTTCTCACTTGCGAAAAATTGCCCAAATTTGATTCTGTAAATCTGGCTCTGGGGGTTGAGTGTGCATTAGAATCTTAGCATAAGTTGAAAGAAGAATGGGAATCGTAGAAGTCCTGATCGTGCATAACATTGGTTAAGATAGTAAAATGATGGAGAGAATATTaccaagaaaagataagaagaGCAGAAGTTCAAGCACCCTTACGAAACAGTAGGAAGCTTCTCATGTATGATGCTAAAGATTTCTTTTGGACTACACCCGGGCCGTCTGGCCAGAAGGTGGCTGTATTCTCCAAGGATATAAGCACTGACCTgttccaaggaaaaaaaaaagaatgaatgcAGGATCCAATCAATTGTAACGCATGATTGGATCCAAATGAAGCCTCTCAATTATTAACCTTGGCCTATCTAATCTGATTATGAATAATAAACTTGGAAATTAAACTATCAAAGTTTGGGAATGAAAGCTAGTCAAGAGTAATGCACAGATGGCAAAAAAACCCGTACAAACAAACAGTGTACTGTAAGGCAACCCCTTGCTTAATATATGAACCAGCTCCGACCTCTTTGTTTCAACATGTAATGTGAACAAAATGCATATCTTTCTCAAACAAATAGTGCAACCTACCCAGGTGGGTTGGCACAACGCCAAAGGGTCATACTTAAATTAGCTCAAATGATGAGTTAGCAGcaccaaaaaacaaagtaaaacgtcCCTTTCCACGGTTGAAGAGAAAACAGATATTTACATACCTTGACCATTGTCTCATGTATAGCAGGCTTATCAAGATATTCTCTGGCTTTTACTGCTGCATAAGGCTAACAAACTCTATAGCGTAAGGCGAATAGTGACATAATTTCATCAAAAGACACAAGCGCACGACAAAGCACAGAAGTTTGAATCACCTGTAGGTCCTCGTTGTTTGTAACAAACTGCACTACACGAAACCATATGTCATCACTGACAAAATCTCCTGCTTTGTCAATCAACTGAAGAATCACATCCACATACCTGCGTAGTTATTAGAAATCTATGACATCACAAGAGACTCAGCAATAATAATTGTCGTCCACAATAATCTAATAACTTTCAAATAGTCATTTTTGCCACATCAGAACCAGATAAATACCTTGAAAGCCTGAGAAAAATTATAAACTCAATATCTTTTCGTGATATGACCAACAAAATATTTGTTCAATTGTTATCCAACTCTAGGTATAGGCAAAACGCTATAGGCCAATGGTTTTGTAGTTCAAAAGTTCATGTTTCCTGAACAACCAAAATGAAGATTAGAAAGTCCAGTCATGTAAcctgcaaaaggaaaaaaattccagTCATGCAAACTTGCCAGGCCCCACCCCAACCCAACCACATGGACATGACAGGATTATCTCAACTCATGTTTCTCGATTCTATGTCACCATGTACACACAGACCAAGGTTAAAAAGTTTCTGCCCGCATACAGAACATTTCCCTGACATCCTTCAAAAGCTGGCTGCTGAGTTGAGAATCTTTTATGTAGGGTGGAAAGGGGGCCAGGTGTCAGTTACTGATATTGATTAAGCTATGGGGCTGAAATGGACAGCATGGTGGGTAGGTTCCACCAAAAGCCATAACAGGACCTATGAACCGTCACAAAAGTACAGAAGTTTGGTTGATTTCAACATGATTGCTGTGATTTTGATATTTTGTTGGATTGATGATTAGCAAAACTATTTCTAGTAGCGATAATAAGGCTTTATAGGACACTTGCAGCATTGTTCCTGTGCTATTAATAGGGGAACATTAGCTCATTTATAATACAGGTGTTATACAATGTGTATGGTGAACATGCTCCATGCAACAGTATCTGATATGCAGCTTCATCAAACAACGTATACATACTCTCTCTCTGAgatagaaaaaataataattaccaTGATAGGTCAGGGGCGAACTTCTCTGCTAGAATTGCAGCTTTAAGTGACAATTCTTCACGCATGGCGAAGTCTGCTGAGCTGAGATACTGAAAACAGATAACTATCAGAGCCATGCTGCTATCGCTTTTTTTAACTCCACCATTTTGTTTTACAGAAATCACAGGAAGTAGATGTTTGGTGCACAGTGATACGTACCTGCAATAGTTCTTCAACTATGTCCTTTGCATTTGAAACATCACACATGCCATACAGCAGATCAAGAGCACGTCTCCGGATACTACAGGGTTGTATTAGTGTCAACAAGAGATAATATCCCTTAAAGTGTAAACTCCACCAAAAGAGGTGTAAAAAGTACTATAGCAGCAtttatgaaattccaaaatgACTTCATTTCTCATCTCCATTCTATTGGGGTACGCATCAAAGGAACT contains the following coding sequences:
- the LOC131304182 gene encoding AP-2 complex subunit alpha-1-like, which translates into the protein MALSGMRGLSVFISDVRNCQNKEQERLRVDKELGNIRTRFKTEKGLTPYEKKKYVWKMLYIYMLGYDVDFGHMEAVSLISAPKYPEKQVGYIVTSCLLNENHDFLRLAINAVRNDIIGRNETFQCLALTLVGNIGGREFAESLAPDVQKLLFSSSCRPLVRKKAALCLLRLYRKNPDVINVDGWSDRMAQLLDERDLGVLTSSMSLLVAFVANNHDAYWSSLPKCVKVLERLARNQDIPQEYTYYGIPSPWLQVKTMRALQYFPTIEDPNTRRSLFEVLQRILMGTDVVKNVNKNNASHAVLFEALALVMHLDAEKEMMSQCVALLGKFIAVREPNIRYLGLENMTRMLMVSDVQDIIKRHQAQIITSLKDPDISIRRRALDLLYGMCDVSNAKDIVEELLQYLSSADFAMREELSLKAAILAEKFAPDLSWYVDVILQLIDKAGDFVSDDIWFRVVQFVTNNEDLQPYAAVKAREYLDKPAIHETMVKVSAYILGEYSHLLARRPGCSPKEIFSIIHEKLPTVSTSTIPILLSTYAKILMHTQPPEPDLQNQIWAIFRKYESCIDAEIQQRAVEYITLSRKGAALVDIMAEMPKFPERQSALLKKAENTEADTAEQSALKIRAMQQSSNALVVTDHHPANGTPPVSQLAMVKIPSISSVDHNTTDQVVTPENGTLSVVDPQPSEPSVDLLGDLLGPLAIEGPPAAMQSEDNSVSGVDGSSYVDEALALATVGEDANTIQPIGSTAERFHALLLKDSGVLYEDPCIQIGIKAEWRAHQGRLVLFLGNKNTAPLVSVQALIMPPSHLKIELSVVPETIPPRAQVQCPLEVINLCPSRDVAVLDFSYKFGTQGVNVKLRLPALLNKFLQPMSVSAEEFFPQWRSLSGPPLKLQDVVRGVRPMSLSEMANLFNNFRLLVCPGLDPNPNNLIASTTFYSESTRAMLCLVRIETDPADRTQLRMTVASGDPTLTYELKEFIKEQLVYIPTTSGGTTAAPPQAQPTSPPTTVSDPGDILAGLLH